Genomic window (Verrucomicrobiia bacterium):
TGGACGAACCTCACGATTCACAAGGATTATTCCGGTCTCGAGCGCATCTTGATCGCAGATCGCGGTTAGCCCGTGACGGCCGTCGCCGCGACCAGACCAATCCCGTCCGCCCCGACAATTTTCCTGGGATTTTTCCTCGCCAATGAGTGGTGAACCAACGCAGACTATCCGCAGATTAAATGAAAACTTCACGCTCGCTCACTGCCAAGCCATTGTCCCTGATCATGCTGGGGACGCTGCTGCTCGGCCTCGTCGTTTCCGGCTGCCGCACTTCCTCCTGCTGCGCTCAAAGCAAGTCACCGAAGCATGTGCTGGTGGTGACGACCACGACGGGCTTCCGGCATAGCTCGATTGAGACGGCGGAAAAAATCATCGCTCAGCTCGGCGCCCGCAGCGGGGATTTTACGGTGGACTATGCGCGCGTCTCTCCCAACGCTCCCGAACTGAAGGGCGCCGATGGCAAACTGGACAAGGCCAAATACGAAGCCGCCATCAAGGCCGTTCTGGCGGAGAAACTGAGCGTGGCGGCCTTGAAGCAGTACGATGCGGTGATTTTTGCCAATACCACCGGTGACCTGCCGATTCCCGATCTCGCGGGCTTTCTGAATTGGATTCGCTCCGGCAAAGCGTTCGTCGGCATGCACGCCGCTTCCGACACGTTCCACGGCTTTCCCGTATTCACCGAGATGGTGGGTGGGGAATTTAAGACGCACGGTCCGC
Coding sequences:
- a CDS encoding ThuA domain-containing protein, producing the protein MKTSRSLTAKPLSLIMLGTLLLGLVVSGCRTSSCCAQSKSPKHVLVVTTTTGFRHSSIETAEKIIAQLGARSGDFTVDYARVSPNAPELKGADGKLDKAKYEAAIKAVLAEKLSVAALKQYDAVIFANTTGDLPIPDLAGFLNWIRSGKAFVGMHAASDTFHGFPVFTEMVGGEFKTHGPQVSVDAINLNPDCAACQHLPATWTVFDEIYQFKNYDRTKVHDLLSLDKHPNDKTPGHYPVAWAKMYGQGRVFYTSFGHREDVWEPNSPAQSGGIKNAPEVAEAYQQHILGGIRWALGLAPCDLND